One Phycisphaera mikurensis NBRC 102666 DNA window includes the following coding sequences:
- a CDS encoding NAD-dependent epimerase/dehydratase family protein: MTAPPTPRTVLVTGATGFTGGALARAHAARGDSVRALVRSPGDAPAAALRDAGIEVVPGDLTDSAAVHRGAEGCDLIQHVGALFRTAGHPDSVYHEVNDEAVGHVLDAAARRGVRRVVHCSTVGVHGHVSELPSDETAPFNPGDVYQRSKLAGETRVREAMGNRPFEAVVCRPAGIYGPGDLRFLKVFRGLQKGRFPMFGSGEVTYHFTYIDDLVGGLLLAGDHPEAAGQTLILGGDGFYPLNRFVGLVAAAVGGRPPRLHLPLPPLLLAARLCEGVCRPLGIDPPLHVRRCEFYTKARAFSNAKAKRVIGFDPQVGLADGVYRTAQWYAGEGLIGPPVDRAAYDAAVSAWAEPAAAPAAA, from the coding sequence ATGACCGCCCCCCCGACCCCGCGCACCGTGCTGGTCACCGGCGCCACCGGCTTCACCGGCGGGGCGCTCGCCCGCGCCCATGCGGCCCGGGGCGACTCGGTCCGCGCGCTCGTCCGCTCGCCGGGGGACGCGCCGGCGGCCGCGCTCCGCGACGCCGGCATCGAGGTCGTGCCCGGCGACCTCACCGACTCGGCCGCCGTGCACCGCGGCGCGGAGGGCTGCGACCTGATCCAGCACGTCGGCGCCCTGTTCCGCACCGCCGGGCACCCCGACAGCGTCTACCACGAGGTGAACGACGAGGCCGTCGGCCACGTGCTCGACGCCGCGGCGCGGCGGGGCGTCCGCCGCGTGGTGCACTGCTCGACGGTCGGCGTGCACGGCCACGTGAGCGAGCTGCCCTCCGACGAGACCGCGCCCTTCAACCCCGGCGACGTCTACCAGCGGAGCAAGCTCGCGGGCGAGACGCGCGTCCGCGAGGCGATGGGCAACCGGCCCTTCGAGGCCGTCGTCTGCCGGCCCGCCGGCATCTACGGCCCCGGCGACCTCCGCTTCCTGAAGGTCTTCCGCGGGCTGCAGAAGGGCCGGTTCCCGATGTTCGGCTCCGGCGAGGTCACGTACCACTTCACCTACATCGACGACCTCGTCGGCGGCCTCCTGCTCGCCGGAGATCATCCCGAGGCGGCCGGGCAGACGCTGATCCTCGGCGGCGACGGCTTCTACCCGCTCAACCGCTTCGTCGGGCTGGTCGCCGCGGCCGTCGGCGGCAGGCCGCCGCGCCTGCACCTCCCGCTGCCGCCGCTGCTGCTGGCCGCGAGGCTGTGCGAGGGCGTGTGCCGGCCGCTGGGCATCGACCCGCCGCTGCACGTCCGCCGCTGCGAGTTCTACACCAAGGCCCGGGCGTTCTCCAACGCCAAGGCGAAGCGGGTGATCGGCTTCGACCCGCAAGTCGGCCTCGCCGATGGCGTCTACCGCACCGCGCAGTGGTACGCCGGCGAGGGCCTGATCGGCCCCCCGGTCGACCGCGCCGCTTACGACGCCGCGGTGTCGGCGTGGGCCGAGCCCGCCGCCGCCCCGGCCGCCGCCTGA
- a CDS encoding FAD-dependent oxidoreductase, producing MSGLSAAGDDAHAGAGLAVTASAAAARSHGLIVVGGGIQGVMVALEAARRGHRPLLLEAGDFGGATTAASLRIVHGGLRYLQSADVRRFLESVNERRWFLRHFPDLVRPLPCLMPLYGVGLRRRSTLRPALRLNDLLSLHRNRGVPRGARIPPAGLLDRDGLLARAPGVCPRGLTGAAAWTDAQMTQPQRLVMELLRWAVSAGATALARVEALSLSLHGGAVRGVDAVDLRTGCTHHFEASGVVNAAGPWSGVLAEAFDPPGARDAEPHELVRPQLSFNVLLDAPPPAGDAAVAVHAGDAAAGAGDAVRPADAAAGAQFLVPHAGGPRPMTMAGTGQVPWTGATGVAGGAGPTPSEAQLGEFLDRLGRAHPPLAGVAVRRVFAGLLPAEAAGSAEPRHRPRWIEHDRHGGPGGLISVAGVKYTTARLVAEQTLRRLLGSGLHAVRTGTGRPPPAEGWAAARFEPTAALAAALPGLCEAEAVSCLRDVTRGRTGWGDDPEVEAEALDWLGGVLGLPVDFEAQRGDAGGRDPARTGPPPDRRAASTEPERAEGGPGRGAAAEEHAA from the coding sequence GTGTCCGGTTTGAGCGCGGCCGGCGACGACGCGCACGCGGGCGCCGGCCTGGCGGTGACCGCCTCGGCCGCGGCGGCGCGCAGCCACGGGCTCATCGTCGTCGGCGGCGGGATCCAGGGTGTGATGGTGGCGCTCGAGGCCGCCCGCCGCGGGCACCGCCCGCTGCTGCTCGAAGCCGGGGATTTTGGCGGCGCCACGACCGCGGCGTCGCTCCGCATCGTCCACGGCGGGCTGCGGTACCTGCAGTCGGCCGACGTCCGCCGCTTCCTGGAGAGCGTCAACGAGCGGCGTTGGTTCCTGCGGCACTTCCCCGACCTCGTGCGGCCGCTGCCGTGCCTGATGCCGCTCTACGGGGTCGGCCTGCGCCGCCGGTCGACGCTGCGGCCCGCCCTGCGGCTCAACGACCTGCTGAGCCTCCACCGCAACCGCGGGGTGCCGCGGGGGGCGCGGATCCCGCCGGCGGGCTTGCTCGACCGGGACGGGCTGCTGGCGCGGGCGCCGGGCGTCTGCCCGCGGGGGCTCACCGGCGCGGCCGCTTGGACCGACGCCCAGATGACCCAGCCGCAGCGGCTGGTCATGGAGCTGCTGCGCTGGGCGGTGTCCGCGGGGGCGACGGCGCTGGCCCGGGTGGAGGCGCTGAGCCTCTCGCTGCACGGCGGAGCGGTCCGAGGCGTCGACGCCGTCGACCTGCGCACCGGCTGCACCCACCACTTCGAGGCGTCGGGCGTCGTCAACGCCGCCGGGCCGTGGTCGGGCGTGCTCGCCGAGGCCTTCGACCCGCCGGGCGCCCGCGACGCCGAGCCGCACGAGCTGGTCCGGCCGCAGCTTTCCTTCAACGTGCTGCTGGACGCGCCCCCGCCCGCGGGCGACGCGGCGGTGGCCGTGCACGCCGGCGACGCCGCCGCGGGCGCGGGGGACGCGGTCCGCCCCGCCGACGCCGCGGCGGGTGCACAATTTCTGGTGCCGCACGCCGGCGGCCCGCGGCCGATGACGATGGCGGGCACGGGGCAGGTTCCCTGGACCGGCGCCACGGGCGTGGCCGGCGGCGCAGGGCCCACGCCGAGCGAGGCCCAGCTCGGCGAGTTTCTCGACCGGCTCGGCCGTGCCCACCCGCCGCTGGCGGGGGTGGCGGTCCGCCGCGTCTTCGCCGGCCTGCTCCCGGCGGAGGCGGCGGGCTCGGCGGAGCCCCGGCACCGCCCGCGGTGGATCGAGCACGACCGCCACGGCGGCCCCGGCGGGCTCATCAGCGTCGCCGGCGTCAAGTACACGACGGCCCGCCTGGTCGCCGAGCAGACGCTGCGGCGGCTCCTGGGCAGCGGGCTGCACGCCGTGCGGACCGGCACCGGCCGGCCGCCGCCCGCGGAGGGCTGGGCGGCGGCCCGCTTCGAGCCCACGGCGGCGCTCGCCGCTGCGCTGCCGGGCCTGTGCGAGGCCGAGGCGGTGAGCTGCCTGCGCGACGTCACGCGCGGCCGGACCGGGTGGGGCGACGACCCCGAGGTGGAGGCCGAGGCGCTGGATTGGCTCGGCGGCGTGCTCGGCCTGCCGGTGGACTTCGAGGCGCAGCGCGGCGACGCGGGCGGCCGCGACCCCGCCCGCACGGGGCCGCCGCCCGATCGACGGGCGGCGTCCACCGAGCCTGAACGCGCGGAGGGCGGGCCCGGCCGCGGGGCCGCCGCCGAGGAGCACGCCGCGTGA
- a CDS encoding acyltransferase has translation MHPPPAEADEDAAPAPSGGDRRDPGRAGDSAFRALLRDRRLPAWRKYTGLVIGRPGLLRLLWHEAVILACGDLPGALGLLLRGWLFPTLLGACGDKPVFGRGITLRHPHRIRLGDRVIVDDRCVLDAKGGHAVAIDLGDDVILGRNSSLICKTTSGTAGVDAADPGGRIVLGPRANVSLNCTLISESSLVLGPKVLVAGHCYVIAGGNHGVAPSGEAIVDQPMADRGGVEVGAGAWIGANATVLDGVTLGPAATVGAGAVVRADVPAHATVAGVPARPIRGR, from the coding sequence GTGCACCCGCCACCCGCCGAAGCCGATGAGGACGCCGCCCCCGCACCCTCGGGCGGCGACCGGCGTGACCCCGGCCGCGCGGGCGACTCCGCGTTCCGGGCGCTGCTGCGCGACCGGCGTCTGCCCGCCTGGCGCAAGTACACCGGCCTGGTCATCGGCCGCCCGGGCCTTCTCCGCCTGCTCTGGCACGAGGCGGTGATCCTCGCCTGCGGCGACCTGCCGGGGGCGTTGGGGCTGCTGCTGCGGGGCTGGCTCTTCCCCACGCTGCTGGGGGCCTGCGGCGACAAGCCGGTGTTCGGGCGGGGCATCACGCTGCGTCACCCGCACCGGATCCGGCTGGGCGATCGGGTGATCGTCGACGACCGCTGCGTGCTCGACGCCAAGGGCGGGCACGCGGTGGCGATCGACCTCGGCGACGACGTCATCCTCGGCCGCAACTCCTCGCTGATCTGCAAGACCACCTCGGGAACCGCCGGGGTGGACGCCGCCGACCCCGGCGGCCGCATCGTGCTCGGCCCGCGGGCGAACGTCTCGCTGAACTGCACGCTGATCAGCGAGTCGAGCCTCGTGCTCGGCCCGAAGGTGCTCGTCGCCGGCCACTGCTACGTGATCGCCGGCGGCAACCACGGCGTCGCGCCCTCCGGCGAGGCGATCGTCGACCAGCCGATGGCCGACCGCGGCGGGGTCGAGGTCGGCGCCGGCGCCTGGATCGGCGCCAACGCGACCGTGCTCGACGGCGTCACCCTCGGGCCCGCGGCCACCGTGGGCGCCGGCGCCGTCGTCCGCGCGGACGTGCCCGCGCACGCGACCGTGGCCGGGGTGCCGGCGCGGCCGATCCGCGGGCGATGA
- a CDS encoding glycosyltransferase family 4 protein → MRILVLAPHNFYVDRGTPIDVDLLLRALSNRGEEVHAAVYDGGEERVYPGVTVHRPGGPAALREVGPGFSAKKLRADRHHFALGRRLARKLRPDVVHAGEEAVFLAGWLRRRLGLPYVYDMDSSIAQQLVEKKRALRPLSPLFDGLEARAIRGALACAPVCPALADLAVAAGAQHVETLHDVSQLAEPDRPATGWLHGRLGLPASTPLAVYVGNLEAYQGVGLLVEAMATPTMAAGVAGDAVAVVVGGGGEPGARATLEARAAALGVGGRVRFAGPHPADRLDEVLAEATVLVAPRTRGINTPQKVFPYLHSGKAVLVTDLPTHSQRLGPSFCRLAAPEPVAFGAALAGLLGDPDTRARLGAAGRAFVLAEHTFKAHQRRVDRLYDRVAAALGLEPPARRVPAPDPAPDPAEAPSRTAA, encoded by the coding sequence GTGAGAATCCTCGTCCTCGCCCCGCACAACTTCTACGTCGATCGCGGCACGCCGATCGACGTCGACCTCCTGCTGCGGGCGCTCTCCAACCGCGGCGAGGAGGTCCACGCGGCCGTCTACGACGGCGGCGAGGAGCGGGTCTACCCCGGCGTCACCGTGCACCGGCCCGGGGGCCCCGCGGCGCTGCGAGAGGTCGGGCCGGGCTTCTCGGCGAAGAAGCTGCGGGCCGACCGGCACCACTTCGCACTCGGCCGGCGGCTCGCCCGGAAGCTGCGGCCCGACGTCGTACACGCCGGCGAGGAGGCGGTGTTCCTGGCGGGCTGGCTCCGCCGCCGGCTCGGCCTGCCGTACGTCTACGACATGGACAGCTCCATTGCGCAGCAGCTCGTCGAGAAGAAGCGGGCGCTGCGTCCGCTGTCCCCGCTCTTCGACGGGCTCGAGGCCCGGGCGATCCGCGGGGCCCTCGCGTGTGCGCCGGTGTGCCCGGCGCTGGCCGACCTGGCGGTCGCCGCCGGTGCGCAGCACGTCGAGACGCTGCACGACGTCTCGCAGCTGGCCGAGCCCGACCGCCCCGCGACCGGGTGGCTGCACGGGCGTCTCGGGCTGCCGGCGTCGACGCCTCTGGCGGTGTACGTGGGCAACCTGGAGGCGTATCAGGGCGTCGGCCTGCTCGTGGAGGCGATGGCGACGCCGACGATGGCGGCGGGCGTCGCCGGCGACGCGGTCGCGGTGGTGGTCGGCGGCGGCGGCGAGCCCGGGGCTCGCGCGACGCTGGAGGCCCGGGCGGCGGCGCTGGGCGTCGGCGGCCGCGTCCGCTTCGCGGGGCCGCACCCCGCCGACCGGCTCGACGAGGTCCTCGCCGAGGCGACGGTGCTGGTCGCCCCGCGGACCCGCGGCATCAACACGCCGCAGAAGGTCTTCCCCTACCTGCACAGCGGGAAGGCGGTGCTCGTGACCGACCTGCCGACGCACAGCCAGCGGCTCGGGCCCTCGTTCTGCCGGCTCGCCGCGCCCGAGCCGGTGGCCTTCGGGGCCGCGCTCGCCGGGTTGCTCGGTGACCCGGACACGCGGGCCCGCCTCGGCGCCGCCGGCCGCGCCTTCGTGCTGGCGGAGCACACGTTCAAGGCGCACCAGCGTCGGGTCGATCGCCTGTACGACCGCGTGGCCGCCGCGCTGGGGCTCGAGCCGCCGGCCCGCCGCGTGCCCGCCCCCGACCCCGCGCCCGACCCCGCGGAAGCACCGTCCCGGACCGCCGCATGA
- a CDS encoding glycosyltransferase family 2 protein — protein sequence MSGAFPSVRVPHERRGGGGAERIDVSVVVPVYNEEGAAAQLVCEVVAVLDEQAARGRRYEALFISDGSLDRTVERLREAAGDDPRVAIVQLMRNFGQTAATAAGFDLARGAVVVPMDGDLQNDPADIPRLVAKLDEGGDAPGRWDVVSGWRRDRQDRLLSRRLPSIVANRLIKRLTWTREIHDFGCSLKAYRREILDDVTIYGEMHRFLPAICKWRGARITELEVNHRPRAHGKSKYGLKRTGKVLLDLMTVKFLGDYLTKPIYFFGKLAAISLLVSGVGVVFALVQKLGHLTEHGQPVMLNDNILVLLALLTFMMTVLFLVIGVLSELMVRIYYESQDRAPYKIRSLDRGLGGGPDGGGAVPADRGAGEPFAAAVRGHAAAAGPLERAPGAA from the coding sequence GTGAGCGGTGCCTTCCCCTCGGTCCGCGTCCCGCACGAGCGGCGCGGCGGCGGCGGCGCCGAGCGCATCGACGTGTCGGTGGTCGTGCCGGTTTACAACGAGGAGGGCGCGGCGGCGCAGCTGGTCTGCGAGGTCGTCGCCGTCCTCGACGAACAAGCGGCCCGGGGCCGCCGCTACGAGGCCCTCTTCATCTCCGACGGAAGCCTCGACCGCACGGTGGAGCGGCTGCGCGAGGCCGCGGGCGACGACCCGCGGGTGGCCATCGTGCAGCTGATGCGCAACTTCGGGCAGACCGCGGCGACCGCCGCGGGCTTCGACCTGGCACGCGGGGCCGTGGTGGTGCCGATGGACGGCGACCTTCAGAACGATCCCGCCGACATCCCCAGGCTCGTCGCCAAGCTCGACGAGGGCGGCGACGCGCCCGGCCGGTGGGACGTCGTCTCGGGCTGGCGGCGCGACCGGCAGGACCGGCTGCTGTCGCGGCGGCTGCCCTCGATCGTGGCGAACCGGCTGATCAAGCGGCTGACCTGGACGCGGGAGATCCACGACTTCGGCTGCTCGCTGAAGGCCTACCGCCGCGAGATCCTCGACGACGTCACGATCTACGGCGAGATGCACCGCTTCCTGCCGGCGATCTGCAAGTGGCGGGGGGCCCGGATCACCGAGCTGGAGGTGAACCACCGGCCCCGGGCCCACGGCAAGAGCAAGTACGGGCTCAAGCGGACCGGGAAGGTCCTGCTGGACCTCATGACCGTGAAGTTCCTGGGCGACTACCTCACCAAGCCGATCTACTTCTTCGGGAAGCTCGCCGCGATCTCGCTGCTGGTCTCCGGCGTGGGGGTGGTCTTCGCGCTGGTCCAGAAGCTCGGCCACCTCACCGAGCACGGCCAGCCGGTGATGCTCAACGACAACATCCTGGTTCTGCTGGCGCTGCTCACGTTCATGATGACGGTGCTGTTCCTGGTGATCGGCGTGCTCTCGGAGCTGATGGTGCGGATCTACTACGAGAGTCAGGACCGGGCGCCGTACAAGATCCGATCGCTGGACCGCGGCCTCGGCGGCGGGCCCGACGGCGGCGGGGCGGTGCCCGCGGACCGCGGCGCGGGGGAACCGTTCGCGGCCGCGGTCCGCGGGCATGCGGCGGCGGCCGGGCCGCTGGAGCGGGCGCCGGGCGCCGCCTGA